Part of the Hevea brasiliensis isolate MT/VB/25A 57/8 chromosome 16, ASM3005281v1, whole genome shotgun sequence genome is shown below.
GCGGTTAATACTTTTAAACAATGCATTTGTTTTCTATTTATTATTGATAATTGAAGTTCAAATCCTGAAATCACACCTAgtcaaatttctttttttttttatttttatttttaccaaaaaatatttatatatataaacaagttattttcctttttcacatattgtaaattatatatatatatatatatatatatatatatatatatatatatatatatatatatatatatcatattcGAAAACTAACATATGAtacttattataataataatatttttattattttagaaagaCAATTACATGTTAATTTTCtaatatataaaaatcataaattcatatttgaatagtCCATTTCATTAAAGAatctttaatataaaaaaaaatgctcTTATCGCCAATTAAGGAtaatttgattgatttttttCTACTGCCTTATTCCTAAACATCTTCATGAATTTTTAAtaggtgtaagaaaaattaattttttttattaattagtctcAAAATTTTCTATTAGCACCTCCAAATATTTATAAACAATCTTAAATAAGTGtagtgaattttaattttttgttagttGGCCCTTCAAAATTTCTGTTATTCCCTAATAATTTATCatttatttattatgatttaGCTTCAAGCATCAAAATTACTTTGTTGTCATTAAATAAGtacaaaaattcaattaaaaattaattattcaaacattttatatttataaattattttttgttatttaaaataaaatacaagtcaatataataataattttttgtcATACGATATTAAATTACATGAAattctttttatttatatttttgttcttCCTCCCCTTCCAtggatataatataaaatttttttttttatcttatctcTCATTTAGCTTTTTTTATCTTATATATTagtcaaatttaaaaattattttgtttataTATGTACAAGTAGACAAAactaataatattaactcttatttaaattttagatcgaTTACAATGAATATACATTTATTTCTGTCTCATATATTTGCTTTATcgtttgctaatctataaatttttttatatctcTTTAATGTTAATgactatatttttttttattattattatgttattTTTCCATATATTCTAGCCATttactttttatatttattttttaatttttagatctATAAATTTTATGCAAAGATTTAGTATAATAATTTGATAtcgaataatttttttataattttattaatactatttaaTTCATAATTGTTCTTCTAttaataataaatcatatttattatttattacaaataaaaaatattataaatatatttttattaatatttagtaataatataaaatatatattatattttcttagtTAATTCTActgaatattttttattttaattaaattaattttttttcttaattttagtttaattttattaacattctaaaatcaataaataaaaatttggtTACTAAAATTTTACTCCAGTCAATCAAATACACATATTATTTGGCCCccagaaaaaagaaaattacgATCCCAGCATGGGTTAAATATTTCAAAAGTTGATTACAATGTTATAGATTTGCAAGTGGAAATTTTATATTATCCCAAACATTTGATCCCAGTAATAATGGGAATGCAATTTGCAAAGCCATGTGAACTGATCGCTTAATGACAAAGGTAATTTAGACATCTATCTAAGCTTCACGTACGAtatcttattttttattaaaaaaataattcacaTGGCTTTCCGTGTTGTCTTATTCTCTGGAATTTAATTAAACGGAAAATGCTGTGTTGCATGAGTTAGGTTTGTTTCACAACATTAGTTCTCCtagttttatttttaatgaattataaattataatttctcatATATTACTcactctatttatttttatttattatttcaaaaaaaaaaatctttcttcTTCCAAAAAACACCCTTTCCACTTCAATCTCTAATCTCCAATTTTTTTAAAGCAATTATGGTTCATTTATACTTATACGACAATCCAAAATTTTTACTTGAATTAATTTCCAGTAGATTGAAATCATTTcttaatttttacttttttattttgtgttaaattattatttttttaattctaattatatactcttatttttatttgttaatatttaaaataagattttagttatataaataaatttatgtttttaaataagttatataattataagtttgatgaattattccataattaaataaattttttaatttttaattatttttctttctctttatCATGTTTTAGTCCTGAAAAGATTTTTCTAGCTCCTTTAGTCCCTGATTGGCAAGGATGAATAGTGGTCACCATGATTGATTTCTTGATATCAAGAATGTTGATAGGCTGAATTAAGCAAAAAAAAGCATGGAATCTTTGCcattttttctttaattcttttaTAATTTTGCCTTTAGCATGTGATAACACAATTCTCATTGCCATGGTTGTCAGTCACGGACTACACAATCATAGTGATTGTAATTGACTTTATATATGGAATATTGAAATGCCATGGCCCTCTTgtcataataaaataataataataataatagttatttttttttttaatgtttaacCCACGTATTGCTACTTTACCAACCCTAGAAATAATCAACATTTTAGAATTTGATGGAGATGGGTTTCTTATCTGCCTTCCACTTTGCCCACCTCATTCCTCGTTATAATCTGTAGACCCATTGAGAgttactatttatttattttttttttaatctcattaTCAATAGTTCAAAGTTCCAATACATTAAGCGCCGAGGCAATTAAGTCCTTTTAATTGAATTCCATatgaaatttgaattttattgtaattttttagAAGCTATTTGAAATTGAGATTTGtgattgaaaattatttttaaatgataatataaatctTAGTTTATTTAAGATTATATAtagttatttaaattttaatatattatatcaaattaataaatgAATATTAAATATACTCAAGCCAACTGAGTGACTATTTACTATTTAGATATATACCAACCCGACATCATTCCATTCAAGGGATGAAGTTTTTGAATGGTCGGTTTAATTAATGAATCagtgattaaattaaaattaatttaaatggaGGTAATAAAAAGTAATAATGAAATGAATTTCCCATTATTTATTATTTCATGTTTTTATTCCGTCAGTTGCTTATGTTCCACAATACAAAATATAAACATTTACTCTTATTTTGCTCGCAAATAAAAAGAGAGAGATTTACCCTATTTTGCCTAGGGTCTGAAGGGATGCGGCCTCAATACAACCACGGTTTTCAGTGAGAAAATTTCTTATCTACACAAACCTGTTTGTAATCTTAGATCAAGGTATATAAATACtcaataaataaaaacaaaattatataCTTTTTCTTATATGAGATTTATCATAAAATGACAATTGATGATTGATTGGATTTAAGAATTATTCCTAAAATGATATAAAGTCTGATAATttcgtaatttttataaaataattattatgaaaatagaaaaaaattatttatgtatGAAAATTATGGAATACACTCATTGCAATATACAATCACACAGCACTACTTACAGTTCTACCAGCAAGAAATTTCAAGGGAATTAAAGACTAATTTTATTAAGAAAAGAAATCAAATTTCATTGATTGTACCATAAAATTGCTTAAACATTATTATGGGAAACTATACTTATTTAGCTGAGACGCCCAAGAAACAAACGCtttcaaacttttttttttttaagcacaAACGCTTTCAAACTTACTACATCACTGACACAAATTAATTTAAACAGTAATTTGGTACCTCAAGAAAGACTTATAAAATCCATAGAAACTAGCTCGGCAGAAAGAAATCTGTCTTTAGGAGCATTGGAAACCAGAGGGAACCTTCTTGCTACAGACATTGAGAAGCAAGCTCAGTGAAAGTGGAATGTTAAGGTTGATGCCCAAGACGTTTGCTTTGATGGCTGTGCAGAGGCAAACGGCAGCCTCAAGATCGACAAGGCCTTGGATGAGAGAGCAACAAGGTTCCACTGGAGGTTTTCCAATGGTGAGATTGAGCAATGAACGCAGCACATTGGCACATACGCCTAATTTAAGTGCATCCCTAGGACATTTTCCATTGGAAGGTGATGGAGTTGGTTTTGGCTTAGGAGAAGGGCAGCCCCCACCACATGCAGAGACTAGGGAAAAGAAGAGAAGGTTGAGTACCAAAAAGAGAGCAAGTGAGGCTGTGCTTTTGGAAGCCATTTCTCAATACCAATCGCTTTATATATGCTAGTGATTACAGTGACCAGCTATAAGCTACAGTAGAGAGTATTGTGATGAGTGGAGGGATATGCAGTGAAGGATGGGTTTATATAGGGCTCTTGGAGGAGAGTCTTCAGACTTGCGCTGATGTTAACACGAAATAATTGAGAGAAAATATTACAAAAAAGCCATGCACCTACGTGTACACTTGGGATTTTAGCTGGCAGTAGACAGGGAGCTTTGTGCAACTTCATTTTGGATGCTTCTGTAGTGGGTTTCCTCTGCCGTAGCATGTAAATCCTCATATATGGGTCTGTCTAGTTAGCAAAATTTTGGCTTGCACTGTATTGATTCTACTGATCCTGTGCATCCACATAATTAATTAGGATCACGAGATATGGTTTTCCTTCGCTGCTTTATTTCTTCAGGTTGTTGTTATTTCGGGTCTGCTGAATTACTTTGATGGTTTTGTTGCTGCTGCTCTTTGATTTACCCTCGTCTTGAATTATACAGCTCCCTTTTGCCCGCTGCTTTTTCATACTGCTGTCCCTATTGCTAGATTTAATCCTATGGGTCTGCCACTTGTTTTGTGGTGTTTGTATGCAACTGGCCTTGGTTTTGTTCTGAATTTTTTACGTTTTTCCTAAGCAGGTTTTTTCACTTAGCATACTCCACTCTAAGTCCAATTCTAAGAGGAGGCCTCTTAACTAAAATTTAACTCAGAATCTCATGCTAATTTTTTCCaaacccctgattttttataaaattaatatatatgttgcttataaaaaaaattaggatcATAAGCTATAGTTTTTATTCGAATCTCTCATGAAGAGGGAAAGGATCTTTGATCCTTAATCACTTCTACCTAAGTAATTGCCATTGATGGCAATCCCTCGTCACATACTGCTGTGAGGACAAAAGTTACAATTTTTTCACATTGTCCTTAAATTTTCACTCTTTAAGCTTTTTCTTGACTACTAAACCCCACAAGGTTATACTTCATCTTTACTCTTTACTTGATTGATGCCTATCCGTTGATTACTTGGATATTCCAAATCTTTTCCTTGCTTTCCCTGAGAATAGAGATCTTTTTGTGGAACCCCATAGGAGAAAGAGGCCTAGTTAGTTAGTTTTCACTGAATTCCTTGAAGATGTCTCTCTCTACAACAAACAACTTCGACAAGAGTTTTTTGACATGAAGTGTTGTTCTCTAAAAAGGAGTGATATTGAGAAGCATTATCAGCGCATGATCCAGCACTACTATCTTCTCAATGGATTCAATAATATCAATCTTCGTCACACTTATGTTGCGTCTCTCCCAGAGTAACTTTAGCCAGAGTTGCATCGTTCCCTCACTGCCACTTGTAGAGAGCTCAATATAATTTCCATTGGAGAAATTCATCAGATTGTTCTAGCCTGTTTAGAAAAAATATGTGACCAGCAGAAATTATTCCGAGACATTATTGACAACAGCAAAACTCTGAAACATGTTTGTCAAAAATCTCATCTTTCCATTAAATGCAAAAAAAAGAACTATGTTTGTAAGCCCAAAAAGAAGAAGCATCACCATCAATTCTTCTCCTCCAAACCTTCTTCAAAGCAAAGAGGCAAGAAAATTATCAGATATTTCAAAAGACAGAAGTGAGAGAGATATGTTCAAAAGTCTATAGGTGTTATATCGTATATACTTGCTGGGAGATCCATAAGCTTTTTCGTCTTCAACATTTGAGTTCTAGCGTTTTGCTTCTTTGATAggaaaaaaaataatagtaataataaaatcaagaaatggtccaatttaataatttttatacacAAATCCACATTACAATAGGCATTAAATGGTTTtagtatataataataataataataataataataataataataataatttttttcaataaacTATATTTACCTAGCCTGATTTAATTTAGATTGAAAGTATATATTATTCACCTGTTAGACTCGGatttgaattttcacctcttcacTCTCTCGCtcaaaaagaaatatatatatatatatataaaactggCTTTGTCCCATTTTGGGTGATGATTGTTGACTTCTCATCTTGGTGGAAGTTGCTTGCTGGATGGGAATGTCACGGGCAAAACAAGAACCTACCATGGGCTCCACTGAGGCTTATTGAAATGAGATTATGCATTTAGAAGGGAAAAAATCAACCTAAAAACTTGTCATGAATTGTTAAAATTTTCTTGTATTCACATTGTGGAGTTATATATCCCTCTTTACAATTGCCATTGCTTAATTAAGTCAACATCAAATCACGATCACACCTATACATGATTTTGACCTGGATTATTAGTTTAAGCACTGTCCAAACATTTATATTTTATACTGAATTTGTTTGGTTAGACTAATTCTAAGTTGATGCAATTTAGAGATGATTAATTATTAGATACTTCTCCTTGGCATTTGCATGCAAGAAGTTGACTACTGTTATCTTGATGTCTTGCTTCTGCTTTCCTTTGATTGATCTGCAGACACGATTTGcagaaaatgaaattaatgagACCACATAGTCTGTTAGTTTCAATCCAAACTGTCCCAAATGGTAGTTAATGTTAATTGACTCGGTTCTTTTTAAACTTTAAAAG
Proteins encoded:
- the LOC110638264 gene encoding lipid transfer protein EARLI 1, giving the protein MASKSTASLALFLVLNLLFFSLVSACGGGCPSPKPKPTPSPSNGKCPRDALKLGVCANVLRSLLNLTIGKPPVEPCCSLIQGLVDLEAAVCLCTAIKANVLGINLNIPLSLSLLLNVCSKKVPSGFQCS